TACCTTCAACCGACGGTTAAACAACAGATAACAGCAGATTCGAAAACTTTATAGAGCAATCTGTGTTGTTGTCttatctttattatctgcatttatgtttaaatgATAGATAAGGACCTAAACCCCTTAATGGCCAGTCTGAGTACCACCTTACAACAACGTTAGCTCAATTTAGAGGTTAAGAACAAATTTTCGAGTTCGGGTTCGCATCAAAAGACACaggtttattaaaaaactacaTAAAACTTTGTTATACAATGATAGTATTGAAGGCAAACCAAAAACAATTCACAAAACTACAAATGGTTTCACAAAGATGCCACAGAgcaatccaaatattttgtgaaCTTTATAATAGCTATCAGCCAGCTCAACCACAATGCTATTTGATCTTTGTATTTTGGAACAAATTGATTCTGACGGATCCAGATTACGACAAACAGATTTGAAATACTGAAGTGAAGGACCAAACCAGAAACAGGAAAGTAATGTAAGAACAATTTGACATAATATAAAGACAGTTATGTCAACGTACCATTTATACCAATTTGTAACCTGTCTACCCAACCTACCCTAACTTGGGCATCACAACCCATACACTGCTTTAAACCGGCAAGTGTTGTCaatcctatatatatattatcgATGTTTGTCACCATTTAAACGtctagaaaaaaaacaattgaagaCAACAGCAAAAAAGAGAATTTCTGAATGgattaacttaattttttgttttatgtgaTAAGGTGCTATAACTATGTAGTTTCTTCGCACAATAAAGACTCTACCCCCTCGTCCTGACCTTTGCTTTTTGAACTGGTCCACAAAAAATTACCTCGCCACAAATGCAGCAGTCGATGTAGGTCAAATAGTTATCGAAACCCCACTTTCTTCCTACTACGCCTCTGGTTCACAGATTCAAATTCAATTGTTTCCCGTTAATTCAAATTGTTTCCCATTAAGATTATTAGGGTTGCACGGAATAACCATCGGTTAGATATCGTAATGTAACATGTGGTCAGAAATGACAACCCACCATCTGGCTCTTTAGCTCCCCCCCAGCCTTAAGTTTCCTGTCGGCTGAAATTTTTGGAACGGCAAACCCCTATGGACCATTTGTTCAACGGATAGGGTGGATGGTGGATGGATCTTTGtgggaatggaaatgttttttaaaccaTCACATCGGTTCGTCGAGAGCGAATTGACAATGATAAATACTGCAGTAGCTGGTCATTGCAAGCTTAATAAGCGATCaagttcaataaaaaataagatagAAAACTAAAACTTTGATCACTGATCAGTTGTGATTTGCTAATTGCAATAGCTGATCTAGTTGTTCTGGTTATGTACCACATCGTCGTAAAACGAACCAATTTTTCTtctgttattattaaaaacttatcGTTGATCATTGATCATACCAGTGTGAACGTCTTATTGCACCTAATTCTATGTTAATGGCAGAATTGGGCAGTGTGTAAAGTactttagtttgtttttttttttgtttttccattaGAGCATATATTTTCCACTCTGTGGCAACGCTGCGTCACATCAGCTGTTTGAACGGAAACTATTTTCCACCCCCTGGCAACGCTGCCTCAAACCAGCTGTTTTACCGGcccgttttttgttttttttttttgcccactgTTTTCATAACGCGCtttcgattaaaattaaaaatcgctTAAATTGATTGAATTACGTTTGCAGTTGAGTTGGAAACCATGTGGACAAAGACGCACTGCCTCTGGCGCAGTGCGGGTCGCCTGGGCCGCCAGCTGTGCACCACGAGCGCTTCGCAGGCGCGTATCTTTGTGGACCGCGAAAATCAGTTCGCCCACGGCGTCCTGATGGACTCCCCGAAACCCTACCAGATCCTGCGGCCTACCAGTGACTCCCGCTGGCGGGATCTGCCCGCCACCGAGGGCTTCATGCGGCCACAGTGCGACGCCACACCAGCCGAACTGTATGCGGACTTCCAGAGCCTGGTGGGGCACTGCATCCGGCTGGACCTGCAGATCAGCGATGCCCGGTACGATGCCTTTGCCCGCTGCTACTGCGAGCAACTGCATCGCCTCGCGGACGACCAACTGCTGGGCTCGCTGGGCGCCCTGGCCGTGCTGCCCACGCCGGAATCGCCCAAAACGCGCAACTACATGGAGCTGTGGAACACCATGGACATCGAGTGCTGTCGCCGCATCGAGCGTTGGTCCAGCGAACAGCTGCTGCTCGTCAGCGACGCCTGGTACCGCCTGGGTTTGGTCCGGATCGGTGAGTTCGTGTGGCTGGCCCTCAAGAAGCTGGGCCGCCGGCTGCGCAAGCTGCCGCCGGAGCAGCTGGTGCACTCCATGTTCCTGTGCAATCTGCTGCGTCGACCCGTCTTCGAGATGTTCGACTTCGAGCTGAATCTGGCCCGCTGCGTGGACCAGATGACGATCGGCGAACTGGGCGTCATGGCCATGGGCTTCTTCAAGACCCAGACGCCCATCAGGAGTCCAGAGCTGCTGGCGCAGCTCTACAAGCGGCTGGCCAACGAACTGGATACCGTGGAGGACATTGCCCTGGTGGCGCTGCTCAAGGTGCTGCGCTACAGCAGCAAGCTGCCCCAAGTGGAGCCGCTCAATGGGCTGCTCAGCGATCTGGAGTCGCAGGTGGAGCGCGTCTCGCTGCTCACCTGCCTGCACATGGCGCTCCTGGGCTGCGAACTGCAGACGTGCAACGATGCGCTGGTGGAACGCATCCTCCTTAGATTCGAGCGGGAACTGGATACGGCCCGCCTGAAGGATATGGAGCGCATCTGCCTGGTGATGGCCCTTTTCAATTTGACCACCGCATCGGGAGTGGAGCATCGCGTGGCGCGGAGACTGCCCGATTTGCTGCGCCAGCGGATGGAGGAGATTCTGCGGCATCCCCGTTGCTTCACCAACTGTCTGCAGTTTCTCACCATGCGCGGCGTCTGCGACCTGGAGCTGCTGGGCGTAGCACTGGAGCCGCGTTTCGTACAGCACACCTACCGCAGCGGTCTGCCGGGGCGGGAGTACTTCCACCTGGACGGGTTCGCTCGTCTCCTGGGCGCCGAGCAGTACCAGGGGCCGTTGCTTAGCGCGCGGCAGCGCCAGCAGATGGGCCGCCTCTACACGCAGTACATACCGGAGCGGGACGGGCGCTTCAAGTTGAACGGCACCGATCGCATCCTGGTGGAAATAAAGGATGCCATCTCTCTGCTCCACCGCCCGGTCAGCTTCAAGCACATCCTGCCGCAATACGATCGGTGCGATGTGGTGCTCTGCTACGACCATCGGCAGAGGAAAGCCCTGGCCTTGGACGCGGAGGCCTGCCCGGACTACAATGGCGAGATTCTCAGCCGCAGGCAGCTGCTGGGCGAGAGCAGGGCGGCGGATGACCAAGTGGCCACGGTGGTCATCGTTGTCGCCGGCTGGAACAACGTGATCCGCGAAAAGGATCGGTTCACGGGACAAATGGAGATGAAGCTAAGGCAACTCCGCCAGTTGGGACATCTGCCGTTGGTGGTAAGTTCCTCTTTAATGTAATTTCttacttaatttattgtttaaattaagttgTAACTACAACtgttatgaaaatatattatttatagtcGGTACTCGACAAGTAACATTTATGCAATGATTCAGATGCCTAAACTCCTTCCTTCTCCCTCTTATTTAATATTGCAATATCACAacatattcttttatttattaggaATGCATTAACTTTATAGCAAAATGTTTTACACTCTTCatctaatttgttttatacCTAAAAAAGTACTATACAATAGCATTTCAATAAGGAAGGTGACAAATTAAACGAATATTCTATCCACCTGCCTTCCTTTTTGTTAAACaatggtttttgattttttttaagctctgtatttatttgaaaaggcaaaagaaaacaaaaggcTATCTTATAAAACTTCTATGTGTGCTTTTACACTTTATAATCTATATTTATTGTTGATCTAGAACTATATATAATGCGTTAaggaaactttaaaataaaattaatattttatcaaaCTTCCTTCCTTTATTAAACACGGGTTTCGATTTTGTATTCGTTCTGTATCTATTGAAAAACAGTAAAATATATCATTTGgtacttttaatatttctgaACAAACccttacattttataataactgTTTATTATTGATCAACAACTAGTCTCTAtgttctattaaaaaaaacttgaaaacgTAGTGGATATAACCAGCTTcctcttttaaaaacaaaatattgctTTTGGTTTAGtactatttttgtatatattggAAAATCCCAAAATGTACCAAGATTTATcgtaaaatactttttaaaatactattcATTATTGATCAGCAACTCCTGTATGTATTCCCAGATCTATTGGCACGAATGGCGTGAGCTGGAGACATCTGCGGACCGGCAGGACTTCCTCAGACGTCGCCTTAGCCAAGTGGCCAAGATTTAGGACATCAGCAGCATCCAACGAAAACTTGGCAGGAAAATGAAGAGCAACAGACAAGGAAGGACAAACAGCCAGCCCGATAACGGAATGAAAAACGGCAACAGATTGGATATTAGTCAGTCATTAGCATTATCTGAACATTGTACAGGCACAACACTACGATCTAATAATTATCTAGAAAAAAAACGGAATAATTATcgaatatttaataatgacCGCCCGCGGCCACGCGCCAAAAGCCAACGCGCCATATGCTACTAGCACAGCGTCTCGGTCCGGGATCCGTTAAATCGGAACCCGATCCCCGCCAGAGGATCGTCAGAGGGTGGCGCTCATCGCTCGCTTGGTGTACTCGTAGACCACGAACAGAGTGGCCGTCGCCGGAATGGTGCGCAGGACGGAGGGCAGGAGGCCGCGGTAGAGTGCCAGGACACCCTCGCGCCGAACTATGTCCGCTCCCACGGCGAACATGCTCTCGTTGAGGTTCTTCACCTGGATGCGGCTCTTGATCACGTCCGCCGGAAACGTCGAGGTCCACAGACAGACGCCTCCAATGGCGCCCGAGATCATAGTCCGCACAGGTCCGATTTCGTCCTTAGTTTGATCTTCCCTGAAGACAGAGATAATGGCAGTTTTACGAAAGCGGTTatggttaaataaaaaataataataagtaacAATAATTTAGTCAAACTTCCATAGTAAACGACTTTCAGTTGTAGAACTAATCAACCTGTTTTTAACTGCTATTTTAGCTTTTACCGATTTAGCCTTTACTTTAACTTCGACGTATATTGACTTCTAGTAATGGATGTTTGACTGTACTAATTAGGTCCTAATCAATTGCATTAATTCAATAAACTCATATAGTCGAACTTCAATAGTAAACGACTTTGagtcttaaataaatatatatttaaaaaaaatcaaagttatATTACTTATTTAACCTTCACTttaactttgattttttaaaatttcgatttatgaACCTTCACttaactttgattttttaaaatatcgatTTATTTAAGATCGTCTGTACTAGTTAGATCCTAACCAATTGTCATAAGTCAAAAAGTAAACGACTtccagttttaaaactaacttAACCCTTACTTTAACTTGGACTTTTAGAGACTTCGAGCTACGGAAGTTCAACAGTTCATACGATCCTCACCAAGTGCCTTAAGTCCAACAAaactctcagttttaaagtaaagtaaaaacgttgtaaacaattttgtgCTATGAACATTTTGAGGTAATTGTTT
The window above is part of the Drosophila gunungcola strain Sukarami chromosome X unlocalized genomic scaffold, Dgunungcola_SK_2 000050F, whole genome shotgun sequence genome. Proteins encoded here:
- the LOC128261076 gene encoding FAST kinase domain-containing protein 5, mitochondrial; the encoded protein is MWTKTHCLWRSAGRLGRQLCTTSASQARIFVDRENQFAHGVLMDSPKPYQILRPTSDSRWRDLPATEGFMRPQCDATPAELYADFQSLVGHCIRLDLQISDARYDAFARCYCEQLHRLADDQLLGSLGALAVLPTPESPKTRNYMELWNTMDIECCRRIERWSSEQLLLVSDAWYRLGLVRIGEFVWLALKKLGRRLRKLPPEQLVHSMFLCNLLRRPVFEMFDFELNLARCVDQMTIGELGVMAMGFFKTQTPIRSPELLAQLYKRLANELDTVEDIALVALLKVLRYSSKLPQVEPLNGLLSDLESQVERVSLLTCLHMALLGCELQTCNDALVERILLRFERELDTARLKDMERICLVMALFNLTTASGVEHRVARRLPDLLRQRMEEILRHPRCFTNCLQFLTMRGVCDLELLGVALEPRFVQHTYRSGLPGREYFHLDGFARLLGAEQYQGPLLSARQRQQMGRLYTQYIPERDGRFKLNGTDRILVEIKDAISLLHRPVSFKHILPQYDRCDVVLCYDHRQRKALALDAEACPDYNGEILSRRQLLGESRAADDQVATVVIVVAGWNNVIREKDRFTGQMEMKLRQLRQLGHLPLVIYWHEWRELETSADRQDFLRRRLSQVAKI